The following coding sequences are from one Arcobacter nitrofigilis DSM 7299 window:
- a CDS encoding DUF2846 domain-containing protein, protein MRNKIITLALSGVALFIMSGCSAKGPQFNGFNEPTKGNSNVYIYRTSSLGAGVTPNIHDTNLEDSTDKIVGNVKPNGYIMTTITPGMHKFWAKTEVTNEVNLNIDPNKIYCIKNYISMGFLVGHPQFEIVDMNKCKDEIKETKLSLQK, encoded by the coding sequence ATGAGAAATAAAATAATTACATTAGCATTAAGTGGTGTAGCCTTATTTATTATGAGTGGATGTAGTGCAAAAGGACCTCAGTTTAATGGTTTCAATGAACCAACAAAAGGTAATTCAAATGTATATATTTATAGAACATCTTCGTTAGGTGCAGGGGTTACTCCAAATATACATGACACAAATTTAGAAGATAGTACTGATAAGATAGTAGGGAATGTAAAACCAAATGGATATATTATGACTACAATTACTCCAGGTATGCATAAATTCTGGGCAAAAACTGAAGTTACAAATGAAGTAAATTTAAATATCGATCCAAATAAAATATATTGTATTAAAAATTATATATCAATGGGATTTCTTGTAGGGCATCCTCAATTTGAAATAGTTGACATGAATAAGTGTAAAGATGAAATAAAAGAAACAAAATTAAGTTTACAAAAATAA
- a CDS encoding NIPSNAP family protein: MVTCYLNYIIDANKIKEFEHYAKLWIPLVNKFGGTHHGYFLPSEGKNNVALALFTFPSLATYEKYRNESFEDKECIDAFKYAEDTNCIISYERSFFRPVFS, from the coding sequence ATGGTAACATGCTATTTAAATTATATAATTGATGCAAATAAAATAAAAGAATTTGAACATTATGCAAAATTATGGATTCCTTTAGTGAATAAGTTTGGAGGAACACATCATGGATATTTTCTTCCATCAGAAGGAAAAAACAATGTTGCTTTAGCTTTATTTACATTTCCAAGTCTTGCTACTTATGAAAAATATAGAAATGAATCTTTTGAAGATAAAGAGTGTATAGATGCCTTTAAATATGCAGAAGATACAAATTGCATTATTAGTTATGAAAGAAGCTTTTTTAGACCAGTTTTTAGTTAA
- a CDS encoding TetR/AcrR family transcriptional regulator, translating to MGTKNKIDKNYLISIIEDIILNEGISGLSIRKVAKKANISIGGVQYIFGNKEAMIKAVFEKNDDDYNHQIKNLSKDTNSKYSELKAHIEYISKYNSNEELDKISKVITVLLQDKSVFEGLQDWHSSALGSIDTNTDEGKKLRLAFLFSEAMFTSMTLKYINLSKKEQNEIFEDLKTFLL from the coding sequence TTGGGTACAAAAAATAAAATAGATAAAAACTATTTAATAAGTATTATTGAAGATATTATTTTGAATGAAGGTATTTCTGGTTTAAGTATTAGAAAGGTAGCTAAAAAAGCAAATATTTCAATAGGTGGTGTTCAATATATTTTTGGAAATAAAGAGGCCATGATAAAAGCAGTTTTTGAAAAGAATGATGATGATTATAACCATCAAATAAAAAATTTGTCAAAAGATACGAATTCAAAATATTCTGAATTAAAAGCACATATTGAATATATTTCAAAATACAATAGCAATGAAGAATTGGATAAAATATCTAAAGTTATTACTGTACTTTTGCAAGATAAATCTGTTTTCGAAGGATTACAAGATTGGCATAGTAGTGCCTTAGGATCAATTGATACAAATACAGATGAAGGTAAAAAGTTAAGATTAGCTTTCTTATTTTCAGAAGCAATGTTTACTTCTATGACTTTAAAATACATCAATCTATCAAAGAAAGAACAAAATGAAATTTTTGAGGACTTAAAAACTTTTCTATTATAA
- a CDS encoding efflux RND transporter periplasmic adaptor subunit yields the protein MKFCLKGLFLLLLTILLLGCGNQKKNDFSEEKQKIEVGYITLNKQEVPFQQELSGRIKAIYKSEVRPQIDGIIKKRLFKEGSYVKKGDILYVIDPDSYQATYEEALATLKSSEANLITLKLKNERYKESVKFNVISKQEADDAKAAYLQAIALVEQNKALVKSAKINLDRTKIKAQISGFIGISNYTVGALVSQNQTNALTTIRDTNKVYVDLSQSNNQLFKLKKLNKDRIKEDKINVNIILPDDTVYKHTGKLKLQEISVDEDTGYVTLRAEFPNPDGELLDNMFVNTVIESGSSSAFLVPQQAVTLDAKSNYIVTTIQKNNTTQTKIITVIRAIGNKWLVTDGISQTDKIIIEGLNRINEKSIVIPKDLNNLYVDNSKAEVK from the coding sequence ATGAAATTTTGCTTAAAAGGTTTATTTTTATTACTACTTACGATTCTTTTATTAGGATGTGGTAATCAAAAAAAGAATGACTTTTCGGAAGAAAAACAAAAAATTGAAGTTGGATATATAACACTAAATAAACAAGAAGTACCTTTTCAACAAGAGTTGTCAGGAAGAATCAAAGCTATTTACAAATCTGAAGTTAGACCACAAATTGATGGTATTATAAAAAAACGACTTTTTAAAGAAGGAAGTTATGTAAAAAAAGGTGATATTTTATATGTAATCGATCCAGATTCATATCAAGCTACTTATGAAGAAGCATTAGCAACATTAAAAAGTTCAGAAGCAAATTTAATTACACTAAAATTAAAGAATGAGAGATATAAAGAATCTGTAAAGTTTAATGTTATATCTAAACAAGAAGCAGATGATGCCAAAGCTGCTTATTTACAAGCAATTGCTTTGGTTGAACAAAATAAAGCTTTGGTAAAAAGTGCTAAAATTAATTTAGATAGAACAAAAATAAAAGCTCAAATTTCAGGCTTTATTGGAATATCTAATTACACTGTTGGTGCCTTAGTTTCGCAAAATCAAACAAATGCATTAACTACAATACGAGATACAAATAAAGTATATGTAGATTTAAGTCAATCTAACAATCAACTATTTAAATTAAAAAAATTAAATAAAGATAGAATAAAAGAAGATAAAATAAATGTAAATATCATTTTGCCAGATGACACCGTGTATAAACATACTGGAAAACTCAAACTTCAAGAAATATCAGTTGATGAAGATACTGGATATGTAACTTTAAGAGCAGAATTCCCAAATCCAGATGGAGAATTATTAGATAATATGTTCGTAAATACGGTAATTGAGAGTGGTAGTTCTAGTGCTTTTTTAGTTCCCCAACAAGCTGTTACTTTAGATGCGAAATCTAATTATATTGTTACTACCATTCAAAAAAATAATACTACTCAAACAAAAATAATAACCGTAATAAGAGCAATAGGCAATAAATGGCTTGTAACAGATGGTATTTCACAAACAGATAAAATTATAATTGAGGGTCTAAATAGAATCAATGAGAAAAGTATTGTTATTCCAAAAGATCTTAACAATTTATATGTAGATAACTCAAAAGCAGAAGTAAAATGA
- a CDS encoding efflux RND transporter permease subunit: protein MIARFFINHPIFAWVISLLIMLLGLLSIKNLPVEQYPDIAPPTINIQATYAGATAKTIENSITQLIEEELTGLDGLLYFSSTSQTGSSSINVVFEKGVDPDIAQVKVNNKIQQVLPRLPEDVRKEGVSVVKSQDDFLMILSIHDESGKSSENDISDYLITNIKDGLSRINGVGGVELFGSEYAMRVWIDPKKLKSYNLMPSDINNAILKQNAQVSAGSIGARPQVKGQELNADVVSRSKLENAKEFENIVIKSNKNGADVLLKDVAKVVLGSNDYSFISKNNGYQASGIGVKLSSGANAVDVAKRVREYLSSFENSLPSGYIISYPYDTTIFIEESIKEVVKTLFEAVFLVVVVMFVFLNSWRATIIPAIAVPVVLLGTFAILNFLGFTINSLTMFAMVLSIGLLVDDAIVVVENVERNMREKKLCAKEATIIAMDEITSALIGVATVLSVVFLPMIFFTGSTGIIYKQFAVTIISSMVLSVVVALTLSPAICATFLKPHNPNKKSNDVLDWFNRKFTNLTKKYKSGIFKFINAPMRSLVAYIAIIAVSILFFIKLPTGFISPEDQGDLMIQFTLPAGASTTRSENTEKIIRDYFLTEEKSNINSIFSIVGFTFSGNGQNGGLGFVELKNWDQRAGIENSADSIANRAMMKFTDNKSKYFIRDAQVFVMNPSSVPGLGNTDGFEFQLQAGAKMTRDDLSVAKDSLLKKINSNKLIVNARVEGTEETPKLKLDYDKKKIFSLGLSYDDIDNTLNTAWAGSYVNDFIDKSRIKRVYVQADAKYRSKPEDLYQWNVRNNENKMVSFEEFTNISWKKSEKSLTRYNGLASYLIQGEAASGISSGVAMDEMERLVKLNNKDTKYAWSGLSYQERLSSGQAIYLYALSLVVIFLCLAALYESWSIPFSVLLAVPLGVVGAVIAVYFRGLNNDIYFQVALLTTIGLVSKNAILIVEFVENAYKKGESLTVAAVEGATLRFRPIIMTSLAFIAGIIPLAISTGAGANSRISIGTGIIGGTLTATLLVIFYVPLLFILIKKVFEKKEKKGTKDV from the coding sequence ATGATAGCTCGTTTTTTTATTAATCATCCTATTTTTGCATGGGTAATATCTTTACTTATAATGTTATTAGGACTACTTTCTATAAAAAATTTACCAGTAGAACAGTATCCAGATATTGCTCCTCCAACAATTAATATTCAAGCAACATACGCTGGAGCAACAGCTAAAACTATTGAAAATAGTATCACTCAACTTATAGAAGAAGAATTAACTGGATTAGATGGATTGTTGTATTTTTCTTCAACTAGTCAAACAGGAAGTTCAAGTATAAATGTTGTATTTGAAAAGGGTGTAGATCCAGATATTGCCCAAGTTAAAGTAAATAATAAGATTCAACAAGTACTACCAAGACTTCCAGAAGATGTTAGAAAAGAAGGGGTTAGTGTTGTAAAATCACAAGATGATTTTCTTATGATACTTAGTATCCATGATGAATCAGGAAAATCAAGTGAAAATGATATTTCAGATTATTTAATCACCAATATAAAAGATGGACTTTCTAGAATAAATGGTGTTGGTGGAGTTGAACTTTTTGGTTCAGAATATGCAATGAGAGTTTGGATAGATCCCAAAAAACTTAAATCTTATAATCTAATGCCTTCTGATATTAATAATGCAATTTTAAAACAAAATGCACAAGTATCTGCAGGAAGTATTGGAGCAAGACCACAGGTAAAAGGTCAAGAGTTAAATGCAGATGTTGTATCAAGAAGTAAATTAGAAAATGCAAAAGAGTTTGAAAATATTGTAATAAAAAGTAATAAAAATGGTGCAGATGTTCTTTTAAAAGATGTTGCAAAAGTTGTATTAGGTAGTAATGATTACTCTTTTATATCAAAAAATAATGGATATCAAGCAAGTGGTATAGGTGTAAAATTATCTTCTGGTGCAAATGCTGTTGATGTAGCAAAAAGAGTTAGAGAATATTTATCATCATTTGAAAACTCTTTACCAAGTGGATACATAATTTCATATCCATATGATACAACTATTTTTATTGAAGAATCTATAAAAGAAGTTGTAAAAACACTATTTGAAGCTGTGTTTTTGGTAGTTGTTGTAATGTTTGTTTTTCTTAATAGTTGGCGAGCAACTATAATCCCTGCTATTGCAGTACCTGTGGTACTGCTTGGTACCTTTGCTATTTTGAATTTTTTAGGATTTACAATAAACTCTTTAACTATGTTTGCAATGGTATTATCCATAGGTTTATTAGTTGATGATGCTATTGTTGTTGTTGAAAATGTAGAAAGGAATATGAGAGAAAAAAAGCTTTGTGCAAAAGAAGCAACTATTATAGCAATGGATGAAATCACGAGTGCTTTAATTGGAGTTGCAACTGTACTTTCTGTAGTATTTTTACCAATGATATTTTTTACAGGTTCTACTGGAATTATATATAAACAATTTGCAGTTACAATTATATCTTCAATGGTTTTATCAGTTGTTGTAGCATTGACACTATCTCCTGCCATTTGTGCTACCTTTTTAAAACCTCATAATCCAAATAAAAAGAGTAATGATGTACTTGATTGGTTTAATAGAAAATTCACTAATTTAACAAAAAAATATAAATCAGGAATTTTTAAATTTATTAATGCTCCTATGAGATCACTTGTTGCTTATATTGCAATAATAGCTGTAAGTATTTTATTTTTTATAAAATTGCCTACGGGATTTATATCACCTGAAGATCAAGGTGATTTGATGATTCAATTTACCCTTCCAGCTGGTGCAAGTACAACACGTTCTGAAAATACTGAAAAAATAATAAGAGATTATTTTTTAACAGAAGAAAAAAGTAATATAAATTCTATTTTTTCAATTGTTGGTTTTACCTTTTCAGGAAATGGACAAAATGGGGGATTAGGATTTGTTGAGTTAAAAAATTGGGATCAAAGAGCTGGTATAGAAAATAGTGCAGATTCCATTGCTAATAGAGCAATGATGAAGTTTACAGATAATAAGTCAAAATATTTTATAAGAGATGCACAAGTATTTGTAATGAATCCATCTTCTGTTCCTGGTTTAGGTAATACAGATGGCTTTGAATTTCAATTGCAAGCTGGTGCTAAAATGACAAGAGATGATTTATCAGTAGCAAAAGATTCTTTATTAAAAAAAATAAATTCAAATAAATTGATAGTAAATGCAAGAGTTGAAGGAACTGAAGAGACACCAAAATTAAAACTTGATTATGATAAGAAAAAAATCTTTTCATTGGGATTATCTTATGATGATATTGATAATACCCTAAATACAGCTTGGGCAGGTTCTTATGTTAATGATTTTATTGATAAATCAAGAATAAAAAGAGTCTATGTACAAGCTGATGCAAAATATCGATCTAAACCTGAAGATTTATATCAATGGAATGTTAGAAATAATGAAAATAAAATGGTCTCTTTTGAAGAGTTTACTAATATCTCTTGGAAAAAATCTGAGAAATCATTGACAAGATATAATGGCTTAGCTTCTTATTTAATTCAAGGTGAAGCTGCTTCTGGCATAAGTTCTGGAGTTGCAATGGATGAGATGGAAAGATTAGTAAAACTTAATAATAAAGATACTAAATATGCATGGAGTGGCTTATCTTATCAAGAAAGATTGTCAAGCGGTCAAGCTATATATTTATACGCATTATCTTTAGTTGTTATATTTTTATGTTTAGCTGCTTTATATGAGAGTTGGAGTATTCCTTTTTCTGTTTTATTAGCTGTACCCTTAGGAGTTGTTGGAGCCGTTATTGCAGTATATTTTAGAGGATTAAACAATGATATATATTTTCAAGTGGCACTTTTAACAACAATTGGATTGGTCTCTAAAAATGCAATATTGATAGTTGAGTTTGTTGAAAATGCTTATAAAAAAGGTGAATCATTAACAGTTGCAGCAGTTGAAGGAGCAACTTTGAGATTTAGACCAATAATTATGACTTCATTAGCTTTTATTGCTGGTATTATTCCTTTAGCAATTTCAACAGGGGCAGGAGCAAATAGTAGGATTTCAATAGGTACAGGAATTATTGGTGGTACATTAACAGCCACACTCTTAGTAATATTTTATGTTCCTCTTTTATTCATTTTAATAAAAAAAGTATTTGAAAAAAAAGAGAAAAAAGGGACAAAAGATGTTTAA
- a CDS encoding efflux transporter outer membrane subunit, whose amino-acid sequence MFKFLFIIINILIFTGCSLKPEIAYNNSIIPPKFKNAVDKNTKVEYIQPKWEDFVKNDKLKKLIKLALENNRDLKISILNIESARATYRIEKSKYFPSIEAKANNTNSRNITSNNNTEISRTYSSKFGASYELDLFGKIRNSNDFALQSYLATKYATTATKISLISEVINSWNTLCANIEQLKILEKSIENLTLSYELTQKKFDMGIALIDDALSAKTSLKEAEVTLLNQKTIIEKNKNTLELLVSTTIPKNLIPSGFEENEKSLMLIQPGISSKVLFSRPDIIQAEYNLKAKNANIGVARAAFFPSISLTADYGLASNSLSSLFNGNSKTVWSFIPSINLPIFKGGENMANLDYAKAQQKIALAQYEKTIQSAFKDVSDALSERSNITKQLKAQKDLVNTAKKSYDISLNSYKYGLGNYLNVLISQKKFFDSKRALIDTKLSELINRVNLYTSLGGNEKID is encoded by the coding sequence ATGTTTAAATTTTTATTTATTATAATAAATATTCTTATATTTACAGGATGTAGCTTAAAGCCAGAAATTGCATATAATAACTCCATAATACCACCTAAATTTAAGAATGCAGTAGATAAAAATACTAAGGTAGAATATATACAACCAAAGTGGGAAGATTTTGTAAAAAATGATAAATTAAAAAAATTGATTAAATTGGCTCTTGAAAATAATAGAGATTTAAAAATATCAATTTTAAATATAGAATCAGCAAGAGCTACATATAGAATAGAAAAATCAAAATATTTTCCTTCTATTGAAGCAAAAGCCAATAATACAAACTCAAGAAACATTACATCAAATAATAATACAGAAATCTCTCGTACATATTCTTCAAAATTTGGAGCTTCTTATGAGCTTGATTTATTTGGGAAAATTAGAAATTCAAATGATTTTGCATTACAAAGTTATTTAGCTACAAAATATGCAACAACAGCAACAAAAATTAGTTTAATCTCTGAAGTTATTAATAGTTGGAATACTCTTTGTGCAAATATTGAACAGTTGAAAATATTAGAAAAAAGTATTGAAAATTTAACTTTATCATATGAATTAACACAAAAAAAATTTGATATGGGTATTGCCTTAATTGATGATGCTCTTAGTGCAAAAACGAGTTTAAAAGAAGCAGAAGTAACTCTTTTAAATCAAAAAACAATTATAGAAAAAAATAAGAATACTTTAGAACTCTTGGTATCAACAACAATTCCTAAAAATTTAATACCAAGTGGTTTTGAAGAAAATGAAAAAAGTCTTATGCTAATACAACCTGGAATTTCATCAAAAGTTTTATTTTCACGCCCTGATATTATTCAAGCTGAATACAATTTAAAAGCAAAAAATGCAAATATAGGTGTTGCAAGAGCTGCATTTTTCCCTTCTATTAGTTTAACAGCAGATTATGGTCTTGCAAGTAATTCTTTGAGTTCATTATTTAATGGAAATTCAAAAACTGTATGGTCTTTTATACCAAGTATCAATTTACCTATTTTTAAAGGAGGTGAAAATATGGCAAATTTGGATTATGCAAAAGCTCAACAAAAAATAGCTCTTGCGCAATATGAAAAAACTATACAGTCTGCATTTAAAGATGTATCTGATGCATTGAGTGAAAGGTCGAATATAACTAAACAGCTCAAGGCACAAAAAGATTTAGTAAATACAGCAAAAAAAAGTTATGACATATCTTTAAATTCTTATAAGTATGGATTAGGAAATTATTTAAATGTTTTAATTTCACAAAAAAAGTTTTTTGATTCAAAAAGAGCTTTAATCGATACGAAATTAAGTGAGTTAATAAATAGAGTAAATTTATATACTTCTTTAGGAGGTAATGAGAAAATAGATTAA
- the metA gene encoding homoserine O-acetyltransferase MetA yields the protein MPIVIPKKLPAVKILQNENIFIMNDKKAMKQDIRPLKILILNLMPNKVETETQLLRLLGNTPLQTEITLLKTATYQSKNTSEDHLESFYKTFEEVKEHNFDGLIITGAPIETMPFEEVSYWEELKEIMEYSKTNITSTLHICWGSQAGLYYHHGIQKYEQNKKTFGVFEHDLFNKTNPLLRGFDDEAYIPHSRYTTVLKEDIDKVDDLELLLYSEDSGVCLVASKDRKHVFMSGHVEYDFDSLQKEYLRDVEKGLEIDVPKNYFKNNDPTKDPKVKWRSAAHLLFANWLNYFVYQETPFELK from the coding sequence ATGCCTATTGTTATTCCAAAAAAACTCCCAGCTGTTAAAATTTTACAAAATGAGAATATTTTCATTATGAATGATAAAAAAGCTATGAAACAAGATATTCGACCTCTAAAAATTCTAATATTAAATTTAATGCCAAATAAAGTTGAAACAGAGACTCAATTATTGAGACTTTTAGGTAATACTCCCCTACAAACAGAGATTACCCTTTTAAAAACTGCAACATATCAATCAAAGAATACTTCAGAAGATCATTTAGAAAGTTTTTATAAAACCTTTGAAGAGGTAAAAGAGCACAATTTTGATGGACTAATAATAACAGGAGCTCCAATAGAGACTATGCCTTTTGAAGAGGTTTCTTATTGGGAAGAATTAAAAGAAATCATGGAATACTCAAAGACAAATATTACTTCTACATTGCATATTTGTTGGGGTTCACAAGCAGGGCTTTATTATCACCATGGTATTCAAAAGTATGAACAAAACAAAAAAACATTTGGTGTTTTTGAACATGATTTATTTAATAAAACAAACCCTCTTTTAAGAGGTTTTGATGATGAAGCTTATATTCCTCACTCAAGATATACTACTGTTTTAAAAGAAGATATTGATAAAGTTGATGATTTAGAACTATTACTATATTCAGAAGATTCAGGTGTTTGTCTAGTAGCTTCAAAGGATAGAAAACATGTATTTATGAGTGGACATGTTGAGTATGATTTTGATTCTTTACAAAAAGAGTATTTAAGAGATGTAGAAAAAGGTCTTGAGATAGATGTGCCTAAAAACTATTTTAAAAATAATGACCCAACAAAAGACCCAAAAGTAAAATGGCGTTCAGCTGCACATTTATTATTTGCTAATTGGTTAAATTATTTCGTTTATCAAGAAACCCCTTTTGAGTTAAAATAA